One window from the genome of Choloepus didactylus isolate mChoDid1 chromosome 2, mChoDid1.pri, whole genome shotgun sequence encodes:
- the PPOX gene encoding protoporphyrinogen oxidase isoform X3, whose protein sequence is MDSLCRGVFAGNSRELSIRSCFPSLFQAEQTHRSILLGLLLGAGRSPQPDSALIRQARAERWSQWSLRGGMEMLPQALDTYLTSRGVSVLRGQPVSGLSLQTDGRWKVSLGDSSLEADHVISAVPASVLSELLPAEAAPLAHALKTITAVSVAVVNLQYRGARLPVQGFGHLVPSSEDPAVLGIVYDSVAFPEQDGSPPGLRVTVMLGGSWLQMLEASGSVLSQELFQEQAQAAAATQLGLKEPPSHCLVHLHKNCIPQYMLGHWQKLESASQFLAAQRLPLTLAGASYEGVAVNDCIESGRQAAVRALSTEPNS, encoded by the exons ATGGACAGTCTCTGCCGTGGAGTGTTTGCAGGCAACAGCCGTGAGCTCAGCATCAGGTCCTGCTTTCCTAGTCTCTTCCAAGCTGAACAAACCCATCGTTCCATACTACTGGGGCTGCTACTGGGGGCAG GGCGGAGTCCACAGCCTGACTCAGCCCTAATTCGACAGGCACGGGCTGAGCGCTGGAGCCAATGGTCACTCCGAGGAGggatggagatgttgccccaggCCCTTGACACCTACCTGACTAGTAGGGGGGTCAGTGTTCTCAGAGGCCAGCCAGTCTCTGGACTCAGCCTCCAGACAGATGGTCGCTGGAAG GTGTCTCTAGGAGACAGCAGCCTGGAGGCTGACCATGTTATAAGTGCTGTTCCTGCTTCAG TGCTCAGTGAGCTGCTCCCTGCTGAGGCTGCACCTCTGGCTCATGCCCTGAAGACCATCACTGCTGTGTCTGTTGCTGTGGTGAATCTGCAGTACCGAGGAGCTCGTCTGCCTGTTCAG GGATTTGGACATTTGGTGCCATCCTCAGAAGACCCAGCCGTCCTGGGAATCGTGTATGACTCAGTTGCTTTCCCTGAGCAGGATGGGAGCCCTCCTGGCCTCAGAGTGACT GTGATGCTGGGAGGTTCCTGGCTACAGATGCTGGAGGCCAGTGGCTCCGTCTTATCTCAGGAGCTGTTCCAAGAGCAGGCACAAGCAGCAGCTGCTACACAATTAGGACTAAAGGAGCCACCAAGTCACTGTTTGGTCCATTTACACAAG AATTGCATCCCCCAGTATATGCTAGGCCACTGGCAAAAACTGG AATCAGCTTCCCAATTCTTGGCTGCTCAAAGGCTGCCACTGACTCTGGCTGGAGCCTCCTATGAGGGGGTTGCTGTCAATGACTGTATAGAGAGTGGGCGCCAAGCAGCAGTCCGAGCCCTGAGCACAGAACCCAACAGCTGA
- the PPOX gene encoding protoporphyrinogen oxidase isoform X1, producing the protein MSRTVVVLGGGISGLAASYHLSRAPYPPKVVLVEGSKRLGGWIHSVRGPDGAVFELGPRGIRPAGALGARTLLMVSELGLDSEVLPVKGDHPAAQNRFLYVGGVLYALPTGLRGLLRPSPPFSKPLFWAGLRELTKPRGKEADETVHSFAQRRLGPEVASLAMDSLCRGVFAGNSRELSIRSCFPSLFQAEQTHRSILLGLLLGAGRSPQPDSALIRQARAERWSQWSLRGGMEMLPQALDTYLTSRGVSVLRGQPVSGLSLQTDGRWKVSLGDSSLEADHVISAVPASVLSELLPAEAAPLAHALKTITAVSVAVVNLQYRGARLPVQGFGHLVPSSEDPAVLGIVYDSVAFPEQDGSPPGLRVTVMLGGSWLQMLEASGSVLSQELFQEQAQAAAATQLGLKEPPSHCLVHLHKNCIPQYMLGHWQKLESASQFLAAQRLPLTLAGASYEGVAVNDCIESGRQAAVRALSTEPNS; encoded by the exons ATGAGCCGGACCGTGGTCGTGCTGGGCGGAGGCATCAGCGGTTTGGCCGCCAGTTACCACCTGAGTCGGGCTCCCTATCCCCCCAAG GTGGTCCTGGTGGAGGGCAGCAAGCGTCTAGGAGGCTGGATCCACTCAGTCCGAGGGCCAGATGGTGCTGTCTTTGAACTTGGACCGCGGGGAATTCGGCCGGCGGGAGCCCTGGGAGCCCGGACACTACTTATG GTTTCTGAGCTTGGCTTGGACTCAGAAGTGTTGCCTGTCAAGGGAGACCATCCAGCTGCCCAGAACAGGTTCCTGTATGTAGGAGGTGTCCTGTACGCCCTGCCCACTGGCCTCAG GGGGCTACTCCGCCCTTCACcccccttctccaaacctctgttctGGGCTGGGCTGAGGGAGTTGACAAAGCCCCGGGGCAAAGAGGCTGATGAGACTGTGCACAGCTTTGCCCAGCGACGCCTTGGACCTGAG GTTGCATCTCTAGCCATGGACAGTCTCTGCCGTGGAGTGTTTGCAGGCAACAGCCGTGAGCTCAGCATCAGGTCCTGCTTTCCTAGTCTCTTCCAAGCTGAACAAACCCATCGTTCCATACTACTGGGGCTGCTACTGGGGGCAG GGCGGAGTCCACAGCCTGACTCAGCCCTAATTCGACAGGCACGGGCTGAGCGCTGGAGCCAATGGTCACTCCGAGGAGggatggagatgttgccccaggCCCTTGACACCTACCTGACTAGTAGGGGGGTCAGTGTTCTCAGAGGCCAGCCAGTCTCTGGACTCAGCCTCCAGACAGATGGTCGCTGGAAG GTGTCTCTAGGAGACAGCAGCCTGGAGGCTGACCATGTTATAAGTGCTGTTCCTGCTTCAG TGCTCAGTGAGCTGCTCCCTGCTGAGGCTGCACCTCTGGCTCATGCCCTGAAGACCATCACTGCTGTGTCTGTTGCTGTGGTGAATCTGCAGTACCGAGGAGCTCGTCTGCCTGTTCAG GGATTTGGACATTTGGTGCCATCCTCAGAAGACCCAGCCGTCCTGGGAATCGTGTATGACTCAGTTGCTTTCCCTGAGCAGGATGGGAGCCCTCCTGGCCTCAGAGTGACT GTGATGCTGGGAGGTTCCTGGCTACAGATGCTGGAGGCCAGTGGCTCCGTCTTATCTCAGGAGCTGTTCCAAGAGCAGGCACAAGCAGCAGCTGCTACACAATTAGGACTAAAGGAGCCACCAAGTCACTGTTTGGTCCATTTACACAAG AATTGCATCCCCCAGTATATGCTAGGCCACTGGCAAAAACTGG AATCAGCTTCCCAATTCTTGGCTGCTCAAAGGCTGCCACTGACTCTGGCTGGAGCCTCCTATGAGGGGGTTGCTGTCAATGACTGTATAGAGAGTGGGCGCCAAGCAGCAGTCCGAGCCCTGAGCACAGAACCCAACAGCTGA
- the PPOX gene encoding protoporphyrinogen oxidase isoform X2: protein MVLSLNLDRGEFGRREPWEPGHYLWARGEQVSELGLDSEVLPVKGDHPAAQNRFLYVGGVLYALPTGLRGLLRPSPPFSKPLFWAGLRELTKPRGKEADETVHSFAQRRLGPEVASLAMDSLCRGVFAGNSRELSIRSCFPSLFQAEQTHRSILLGLLLGAGRSPQPDSALIRQARAERWSQWSLRGGMEMLPQALDTYLTSRGVSVLRGQPVSGLSLQTDGRWKVSLGDSSLEADHVISAVPASVLSELLPAEAAPLAHALKTITAVSVAVVNLQYRGARLPVQGFGHLVPSSEDPAVLGIVYDSVAFPEQDGSPPGLRVTVMLGGSWLQMLEASGSVLSQELFQEQAQAAAATQLGLKEPPSHCLVHLHKNCIPQYMLGHWQKLESASQFLAAQRLPLTLAGASYEGVAVNDCIESGRQAAVRALSTEPNS, encoded by the exons ATGGTGCTGTCTTTGAACTTGGACCGCGGGGAATTCGGCCGGCGGGAGCCCTGGGAGCCCGGACACTACTTATG GGCTCGTGGAGAGCAGGTTTCTGAGCTTGGCTTGGACTCAGAAGTGTTGCCTGTCAAGGGAGACCATCCAGCTGCCCAGAACAGGTTCCTGTATGTAGGAGGTGTCCTGTACGCCCTGCCCACTGGCCTCAG GGGGCTACTCCGCCCTTCACcccccttctccaaacctctgttctGGGCTGGGCTGAGGGAGTTGACAAAGCCCCGGGGCAAAGAGGCTGATGAGACTGTGCACAGCTTTGCCCAGCGACGCCTTGGACCTGAG GTTGCATCTCTAGCCATGGACAGTCTCTGCCGTGGAGTGTTTGCAGGCAACAGCCGTGAGCTCAGCATCAGGTCCTGCTTTCCTAGTCTCTTCCAAGCTGAACAAACCCATCGTTCCATACTACTGGGGCTGCTACTGGGGGCAG GGCGGAGTCCACAGCCTGACTCAGCCCTAATTCGACAGGCACGGGCTGAGCGCTGGAGCCAATGGTCACTCCGAGGAGggatggagatgttgccccaggCCCTTGACACCTACCTGACTAGTAGGGGGGTCAGTGTTCTCAGAGGCCAGCCAGTCTCTGGACTCAGCCTCCAGACAGATGGTCGCTGGAAG GTGTCTCTAGGAGACAGCAGCCTGGAGGCTGACCATGTTATAAGTGCTGTTCCTGCTTCAG TGCTCAGTGAGCTGCTCCCTGCTGAGGCTGCACCTCTGGCTCATGCCCTGAAGACCATCACTGCTGTGTCTGTTGCTGTGGTGAATCTGCAGTACCGAGGAGCTCGTCTGCCTGTTCAG GGATTTGGACATTTGGTGCCATCCTCAGAAGACCCAGCCGTCCTGGGAATCGTGTATGACTCAGTTGCTTTCCCTGAGCAGGATGGGAGCCCTCCTGGCCTCAGAGTGACT GTGATGCTGGGAGGTTCCTGGCTACAGATGCTGGAGGCCAGTGGCTCCGTCTTATCTCAGGAGCTGTTCCAAGAGCAGGCACAAGCAGCAGCTGCTACACAATTAGGACTAAAGGAGCCACCAAGTCACTGTTTGGTCCATTTACACAAG AATTGCATCCCCCAGTATATGCTAGGCCACTGGCAAAAACTGG AATCAGCTTCCCAATTCTTGGCTGCTCAAAGGCTGCCACTGACTCTGGCTGGAGCCTCCTATGAGGGGGTTGCTGTCAATGACTGTATAGAGAGTGGGCGCCAAGCAGCAGTCCGAGCCCTGAGCACAGAACCCAACAGCTGA